AACCCGCACGTAGAAACCTGCTttcctttgctttgttttgtattttaatctCACGGAACAAAGCCTTTCACTTTCACGTTCCTATGCTGCACGAAAGTTTCACATCTTGCCGAGAGGAGGCTGTTGCTGAGCAGAGGCAGCATCGCAGCGTCTCCACCTGTGGTCGGAGCACGGAGGGCGGTGATTGACTGCAGCGACATGCTCAGATGGAGCGCAGCCCCCCCTCTCTGACAGGAAGCCAAAGGGCCATCTGCAGCGCCGAGGCTATTGTGCGCCTGTGCATTAAGCTATTTTATGTCCCACATGAATTTACTGCCAGTCTTAAGTTGAGCTGGATTGCAGGCGGAGGGCATTTCATGAGAACTGTGGAGGAGAACAAAGGCAGTTTTGGTTAAGTGTGTGAAAAGCTGCAcgtggacaaaaacaaaaaaacgaggGAAACAACCAATCTGGATTTCAGCTCGATGCTTTATTAAATAATCAACATagtaaacatcatcatcatgaaaaaggaacaacaaaaaaaaacaaacatgaaaaatgaaacagtcacttctgttttttcttcaagtttccccatcaacattttttttttttttaaatatttcttactttttagcttcacacacattttagtgGCTTTACAAAAGTCACTGGAGGTGATGTGTCGCTTCATCACAACGATGGCCGATGAACGGAACTATAGAGACTCGTGGAGATGAAGAgttacatattcatattttgtatTAACATCTGTCCAGTGTTGACGCAACACAGAGAAGGAGGCTGTGGTGAACGTGAAGCTGTGGGGAAAAttcgaaaaaaaataaaataaaataaaaaaaggtgaagcTACAATCAGTGAAGCTGAGCCGGAGCTGTCTGCGACAAACGCTGCATGCACAACGGCCACCTTTGTGTCACCAGCTGGCGCGCTGACGAAGAAAGCTATTGATAGCGGCTAACTCGATCATTTCTTAATGTATACCGTCGTCTGTGTGAATCTCAGGGGCAGCAGATGATGCATCGCGACCACAACTAAATTAGCAAATGGACGAGTGAAGTCTGGTACGACGGCTGagctcaaaataaaaatgcttacAATTCTGTCATCGCTCATAAGAATTCACATGCTTCGCTCTGTCAGGCTTTAGAAGATGAGCGTCgattgtttattcatttatcttttatttttttgtctctattGTCTCTAAACATAAGAACAGACCACCGTAATGACGATAGTTACACCTGCAGTCAAGAAGAGACTTTAATACTGTTGATCACACCACGGCTTCctataaaaaggaaaacactcCAACGAGATCCAAAGTTTTTAAGTTACCAAAGAAACAATCGGTCTTTTAAAACATCACATatataaaaatcaaaaacaaaagcagaggtaataataataataattaaaaaaagaaacgttTTCTAAACTACCTGGCTGGCATGCATGCTACTACACAGCAAgacaattttgtttttgttcattttcttttcagctctttcttttttttttgtcacactcCCACATATTTACATCGTCAGTCTGAGGTGTGTCGTCTGAGATATCACACCGacctacagcagcagcagcagcatacCGAGataacacaactcacagagctGTGGTGAAAAGTCTTGTTATATgctatatttttcttattgtcaacaaaagagcaaaacaaTCACTTGGAACACCTAATCTATTGTCTTGGAGAGCGCCATTTtgtccaaaaacacacattaattaacCACAATATTGCACCGGGGGAAACTTTCTTCAATCCAATGAACGTAGGCacttttaactttaacttaTCAGAACAGCAAACATGTATTCCtccgcagctgaaaatagttACCTAATAAATtcgtttttttcctcctgtttgagtaaTATTTGTTAAAAGCTACAGTGCCCAGGTTTTATGGGGAAGTAATTAGctattttaaaacagaataaaactatacattcatgttttgtttttgtttttttaaggcttAATGCATGGAAAGTAGCCAAATTACTGTGAAATGCATGTTTGTTCGTTGACAGTaagaaaaatatggaataaCACAAGTCTCCTCCGTTAAatcttttatcacatttttcacacaaactcaaaactcTCCGAAACAGAGCCAGTCTAAGGCCCGTCTGAAATGTTCTGTAAAGTCCCAGATGAGGGTCCCATCCACAGAGATAGCTCCAGTTTAATCGCGTGTATGAGTCAGTTTCCTGCAACGATAATCCACAGAGATGTCACAGGCATCATGTGTCCGTTTGCAGTTGGTCAGAGAGTTCAGGAAGTCACACTGACGGGTTTGATTGGATGAAGGAGAATTAGCGCTGCGGCTGAGATGCGAGTTAATTGGCCCCGGAGGCCGCTACGCTCCTGCGAGACGATTGGAGGAACAGCTACGCGATCCAGCTCGGTGACTGATTGGACGGAGGTTCTGAAAGAGGGGACAGTTGCGACTGAAGTgcgtcacatttaacaaattTCGTTAAAGCTCAATTAAGCTTAAGTGACCATGGTTCCCCTGTGTCCCTGCCAATAACAAGCGTGAAACATGACCCAAATAGGAGCAACAGTTGCTTTTCATTAAACGGCGCTACAGCAGATTGCTCCTTATCCGCCAGGTCAAGAGTTGATACCTGCATAGCATTAACACACTCTACTGTATcttatgatttaatttaatgtcCAGGTCGACAGGAGATGGGTGGTGGAAGCAGCTGTTGCCCTTAACTTTgacccacattcacacacaaacgcatCCAACCCGGTGCCAACAAACAGTCCCATTCTGCCCTTCCTCGTCCTGACAATGGCTGGCGGGTGTGGGGTGTCAAATCTAATGAAACGGGCAGGGAAcaacagctgagtgtgtgtgcaaacggggttggagggggggagaagagagagagggaggtgaggggaggggaggtagAGTCAAGACACTGGTGTCCTTGTCAAAACCagggccagagagagagagagagagagagagagagctgcactGACCGCAACAACGAGCCCAAAATGGCTGCCAGTCAAAGCcccagaaagaaaaagagactcTCTGAGCGTGAATCACTGCCGTCACTCCGCTCTGGTTGACTGGTGTGAGCTCATGCGAGGTCCCTCAGAGGCAGGCCTGACTCCAATAAGCCCGGGCGAGCTGGGATGGGCAGCAGGGTTGAGCTCTGGGTCTCTGAGGCCCCCCCAGTTTGTTAACCGCAGGATTTGGAAGGCTGAACTGGGGGACCAAGAGTGCACGACAAGTGTGACACCAAATCTCATCAGATTCTGAACCGTTTACTTATTTCCTCATGTTTTCATCCCAGTGTGCTCGCTCTCTCTATTTGATTGGGTGGGAGGATTAGGACTGGATTACCCAAGGAGGGGATGTGAAccgcagtgtgtttgtttgcacacaAGGACGAGCACAACGCCGGTCCAAGGTTGACTAAGGTTTGCCCTCCatggctgggaaaaaaaaaaaaaaagttgctttaaTTAGATCAGCCCATCATGCCAGCTTTTATTAGATTTTGATGGCGATGCCTCCATGGGACACAGCGATGGTGTGACCACGAGccgtaaaacaaacaaaaacagacgtGACGCAAAGCAGTGACCCTGTAGCATCACAACTAGTTATTGTAGCCGTTGTTTGAGAACTCGAGAGGATTTTAAGTTAAGCTGAAGGTTATAATGAAAAGGGATTCCCTGTGGATGCTTTCACATGAACCAATCTTGGCAAagttagctagctggctaacatcTAGGCAGCAGGGTTTGGGctacttttcatttcagctccttAAACTTTGTGGGAACCGGAGCACGTGATCCCAATGGACCCAAACCCAGCAGAAACGCATAAATGATGCCTGGGTGCAGGTCGAGTTCTTTCAAGTTTAATATAGTAATAGTAGTAAAATACgtaatattaaaggtgcaatatgtacgaATTGGCATCTCAAAATGAAGAGGGGGCAGCATGTTGCCAGAACAACAGCTGCTAATTTTAGCTACCATTAGcaagttagcttggttagcagtgcagctagcagtcaggTCTAGGATCTcagaatgttttcaactaaaattccTACATATCACGTGTTGGGGCTACATGCCCAGTGTTTTATAATTTTTACGTGACTCTGCTTCGACTGCAACACCGAGGCTGTCTTATACATTAACTGCATCTTCTTTTAATTTGGGTTTGGACGTAAAAAGTCTGGGTTGGTTTCAGCGGCTGCTCCCTCAGACTTGGTCACTCCACCGTACACGTCCCTGTCAGCACATGTGTGTAAAGGTCGGATCCGATAGAGATGCTTGTTTATCATGCGACCTTGCGGGCGAGTGCGCATacagtgtgctgcagtgtgtcacaGCTGAGTGTGCAAGGACGACTTTCACATGGGGGAGGAAAGTGGAGCGCTTAAACCTCCAGTTGCCTGAGCACAATAAGATTACGGCTTTGCTGCATACCATTGAAGACATCTTCCCGAACCGGTGGATCACAACCCGAGGGTCGCGAGATACATTTGAGGGGTTTTGAAGACGATTAATGGAGAAAACTAATTCATCCTCTAATTCAGCCCATTCGTtttgggcttttattttttcctttgctttttggggaaaatgtcagaataacACAAGAATAAATGTCTTTGGTTGGAGTTATAACAACCACAGACAAACCACACTGTAACTTTCCCAATTTACTGTCATCTCGAAGCCGCTGTGATGCATGATAAGCAGTTAATTTGTGCTACTTTTTTACCAGGGATCAACAATATGCTTTAAAATATATTGAGCTCATCTGCGACCATCTCTGAcatgctcaaacacacattaaaacactggGGACGGAGCGATGCAAAGCTACCGGAGCGCGAACGCCGACGGTTCATTCAAGGGAATAATTTAGCACGAGAGTAACAGGAGTCGAGAGAAAACAAGCCTCCTGATGGCAGATGAGAAAGTGGGACAGCAACAAACCCGTTTAACCACAACAGTGGTCATCTGACGGGATCTCGCTGCTGCCTCTGCGGTGGAGCCTGAGCTGCACACGTGTGGCGTTTTATTCACGCACCGAGGAGAATCGAGCACACACGACTaggtatttaaaatgtgtgtgtgtgtgtgtgtgtttgtgtacaagtgtgtgtttatagtcCAGCCCGGTCCAGCCTGGCCTGGATTAGCCACCGAGGCTCTGCAGGGCTGCCGAGTGGACAAGATGGGGGCAGAGgttgagagaggggaggggctgCAGTAATCTGCTAATCTCATTAATACCCTGGCTGTGGGTGCCCTGTCAACAAGACGCCGGGAACAAAGGATGGAGTAAACAGCTGATGACCCTGGCTGCCGtcccactgcacacacacaaacacacacacacacacacacacacacacacacagccatgccCACACAAAACCTGTCAATCTTAAATCCCTGTTCTGCTTGCACCATGAAACCCTCCAAGATGAGATAACAGAGGAGTCCACTGGCACGTTTGAGTGggcaaggaggaaaaaaatagcGACTGTCCCCTCGGGCCAGACGACCCCTCAAAAGGCTCCACAAAACACTGCCTGTTCGTTTTGCTTTAGTGATTACACAGCGCACAGCAGGACCAGCGGGACCTTACATGGACCTCTCAGCTGTTCCCATCAGTCTGAGTCACTTTTCACTGCTGGCACACGAGGGCTTAGCCAGCAGCGGATGTCAAGATGTCTCCTTGTATCGTCCAGGAAAATATAACTCGGCCTAGGTGGATTATATCGTCTGTTTCCACTCGGTGGagttcagaataaaacaaatccgTGATGGTCTCGTGTGAGCGATGATCTTCTTGTCCGGATCACATTCAGATAGGAGGGGGGAAGGGCAGCTGGGGTTGCACTCATGGGGGGTCAGACGGGGGCACAGGTGGGCCAAATGGTGCCTCAATTCAAGTAAACTCAGGTGGACACTCcgggaaaacaaacacaactagGAACCTCTGCTGGCCAATTATCAGAGGAACTCTGAGGTGCGACAGAAGCTTATTTCTATCTGTGGATGGAACGGGACAAAggcaacaaacacagatgggATGATTAAATACGTCTACGTAACTCTGTCAGGATAGGCCTTCACTGAAGAAAAGGGTGAGAGGAATCTGTATGAGACAAACGTGTGAATGCATGAGTGTACAAAAGGCATGCGGTCAGCAAGGATCAAACGTCCCCTCACCGGTCCAGCACTCGACTGTAGTCCTGAGGCCCACAGCCGCCTTCACTCTTCAGTTCAGCAAATACTTGAGTGAAAAAGTGCGGGTCTGCGTTGATGCGCAGCATCTTGGCGCTGGTGGCGTCGATGATGGCGAGGCAGCGGTCCCAGAAGGCCTCCTTACCTGCCTCCACCAGGAAGGGCTTGAGCGGGTACGAGATCTCGTTGCCCATGTAGGAGTAGGACAGGTAGAGGCAGGTGAGCAGGATGGCCTGCAGCTCGTGCTCCGACGCCACCAGGTCGCCGTCCACGACGTCTCTGCACAGCATGTAGACGAAGACCACGTTGGCCGGTGTGACGAAGGCCTGGTCCTGccagccctgcagcagcagcgagcgATCAACGGCCCGCAGCCAGAGCACCGGGTCGGCCGGAGACAGGTGCTTCAGGCGGTAGCAGCGACAGCACAGGAACTCCCCGAGGCAGCGAAGGAGCTCGCTGGTGGACGCCTGGACGATGACTCTCTTCGGGGACGACGTCACTGTCCCTTGGGGGATTTTCTTCACAGAGGAAAGCTGCTGGGACTTGCTGTAGCCACATCCGTGCCCCTGGCCCAACCCCAGGCCATAACCGAGCCCTAAACCCAGTCCTGCTGGGCCCTCGTAGCTGGACAGGTTGGCACAAGAGAGCGACTTCTTCACATTCTCGCGGTTGAGGTGCAACACGGGGTCCTTCTGGtagatgttgatgttgttgttgttgttgagaggGTCCCCGAGGGCTGCTGGGCCACCTTTCTTGGAGTTGCCCTTCTTCTTCGTCGAGGCCACCAGTCGCTTCCACGTGAGCGCCGGCAGGAAGATGGACTGGCCCCTCTTCAGCCCGCGGTCCTTCTGGCTGTTCAGAGAGCGGCTGCTGAGGCTCGGGTAGTGGCTGAGCGAGCCCGGCCGGTTGTCATAGTAGCCTGATTTCCGAGAGCCGGGAGACAGCGATAGCACAGTGCCCATGGTGAGTCAGTGCTCCAGAGATTAGACTGCTGTTGGAGAGAGGGGGACGAGGCTGAGCTCTCTTTTATGTCTTAATATCCAGCAGAGGTGAAGAGATGAGCGGTGCAGACATGTCAGGGTGAGCTGGACGGGAGGAACgtcacctgcagcacacaggagGAGACCATTTACACTCAGATATCACTTGGTTCAATCTTTCTGCCCGTCCAACAAACCCAATTAACTTTCTATCAAATTATACAGGAGAAGGAGATAAAagtgtgcaaaaaaacatctatGTTTGCATCCGTTAAAATATCACACTGCCTCAActgtccagctgagagaggatCAAGCTCATAATGTGGACACAGTCAGACAGTGTGGAGTCAGACGATTTGTTCCGATCTTTCAGGGGAAAATACGCTCTTTAAAATGGATTTCAAGGGGTTAATCAACAGCCTGATTCAATCTGTGTCATCTTTTCTCTGAAATATGTTCGGATTCCTGGATTCAAAACTAATTAAAGGACTCTGTCTTTCTCGGAATGACTAAATTTAGCAGCCGAGGGCGCACAGGACGCACTTATTGTCCctattttctgacaaaaaacagtttcaaacatTCAGATAAAACAGCTGTGgcatcagattaaaaaaacaaaacaaaaaaaacacataattctccacatttattctgacattttcctcCCCGAGCCGCTCACCTGTGTGCGCGAGGTGTCCGGGTACGAGATGATCCCTGCCGCAGTCCGCAACGATGCAAAGATACGAAGGCGCGCAGCAAACGCGCTGTTTCTGCAGGATGAGGCGGAGATGCGTCTGCAGAACCGGAGGCACAGAGTCTCTCTTGCAGAAGCTCTGACCCGGTCTTCACAGGTGCCAAGTGTCGGTCCTCGCCAGGCGGAGTGCAGGTGTCATCCTCCGCTGCGCCTCAGAGCCTGGAGGCGAGACTGACGCGCGACTTCACTCCGGTTAACTGTCTTCTCACGCGTGTCTCCATATCCACAGCGCAAACTTTCACACTGTCTGAGTCCTCTGGATGTACTCCATGTCTCGGGTCCGAGCCAGAGAGGAGATCCAGGTTCTGGTTCCTGGTCTGCGGTGCAGCTGCGAGTCTTCACACTGAGCTCCAGTCTCCTACTGACCGGTGAGTGAGCCGGCAGCCAGACCGACCACCGCGCAGCTCCGCacgggagaggaggagcagccagcgagcgtcacacacacacacacacacacacacacacacacacacacacacacacacacacacacacacac
This window of the Acanthopagrus latus isolate v.2019 chromosome 3, fAcaLat1.1, whole genome shotgun sequence genome carries:
- the si:dkeyp-92c9.2 gene encoding cyclin-dependent kinase 5 activator 1, with the protein product MGTVLSLSPGSRKSGYYDNRPGSLSHYPSLSSRSLNSQKDRGLKRGQSIFLPALTWKRLVASTKKKGNSKKGGPAALGDPLNNNNNINIYQKDPVLHLNRENVKKSLSCANLSSYEGPAGLGLGLGYGLGLGQGHGCGYSKSQQLSSVKKIPQGTVTSSPKRVIVQASTSELLRCLGEFLCCRCYRLKHLSPADPVLWLRAVDRSLLLQGWQDQAFVTPANVVFVYMLCRDVVDGDLVASEHELQAILLTCLYLSYSYMGNEISYPLKPFLVEAGKEAFWDRCLAIIDATSAKMLRINADPHFFTQVFAELKSEGGCGPQDYSRVLDR